From a single Amphiprion ocellaris isolate individual 3 ecotype Okinawa chromosome 18, ASM2253959v1, whole genome shotgun sequence genomic region:
- the LOC111579270 gene encoding tubulin alpha-1C chain-like: protein MRECISVHVGQAGVQIGNACWELYCLEHGIQPDGQMPSDKTIGGGDDSFNTFFSETGAGKHVPRAVFVDLEPSVIDEVRSGTYRQLFHPEQLITGKEDAANNYARGHYTIGKEIIDLVLDRIRKLADQCTGLQGFLVFHSFGGGTGSGFTSLLMERLSVDYGKKSKLEFSIYPAPQVSTAVVEPYNSILTTHTTLEHSDCAFMVDNEAIYDICRRNLDIERPTYTNLNRLISQIVSSITASLRFDGALNVDLTEFQTNLVPYPRIHFPLATYAPVISAEKAYHEQLTVAEITNACFEPANQMVKCDPRHGKYMACCLLFRGDVVPKDVNAAIATIKTKRSIQFVDWCPTGFKVGINYQPPTVVPGGDLAKVQRAVCMLSNTTAIAEAWARLDHKFDLMYAKRAFVHWYVGEGMEEGEFSEAREDMAALEKDYEEVGADSMQDDDDEGEEY from the exons ATG cGTGAGTGTATCTCTGTCCACGTGGGTCAGGCTGGTGTCCAGATCGGCAATGCCTGCTGGGAGCTGTACTGCCTGGAGCATGGAATCCAGCCAGACGGTCAGATGCCCAGTGACAAGACGATTGGAGGAGGAGACGATTCCTTCAACACCTTCTTTAGTGAGACTGGAGCTGGAAAACATGTTCCCAGAGCTGTGTTTGTGGACCTGGAGCCTTCGGTCATCG ATGAGGTGCGCAGTGGGACCTACCGGCAGCTGTTCCACCCTGAGCAGCTTATCACTGGCAAGGAGGATGCTGCCAACAACTATGCCCGTGGACACTACACCATCGGCAAAGAGATCATTGATCTGGTTCTAGACAGGATCCGCAAACTG GCTGACCAGTGCACTGGTCTTCAGGGCTTCCTGGTGTTCCACAGCTTCGGTGGAGGCACCGGTTCTGGTTTCACCTCCCTGCTGATGGAGCGTCTCTCTGTCGACTACGGCAAGAAATCCAAGCTGGAGTTCTCCATCTACCCAGCTCCCCAGGTGTCCACTGCTGTAGTGGAGCCCTACAACTCCATCCTGACCACCCACACCACCCTGGAGCACTCTGACTGTGCCTTCATGGTGGATAATGAGGCCATTTACGATATCTGCCGTAGGAACCTTGATATAGAGCGTCCCACTTACACCAACCTGAACAGGCTGATCAGTCAGATTGTGTCCTCCATCACTGCGTCTCTTCGTTTTGATGGAGCCCTCAATGTTGATCTGACAGAGTTCCAGACCAACTTGGTGCCGTATCCCCGTATCCACTTCCCTCTGGCCACATATGCTCCCGTCATCTCAGCTGAGAAGGCTTACCATGAGCAGTTAACTGTGGCCGAGATCACAAACGCCTGCTTTGAGCCGGCCAATCAGATGGTGAAGTGTGACCCTCGCCACGGCAAGTACATGGCCTGCTGCCTGCTGTTCCGTGGTGATGTGGTGCCCAAAGATGTCAATGCTGCCATAGCCACCATCAAAACCAAGCGCTCCATCCAGTTTGTGGACTGGTGTCCCACTGGTTTCAAGGTTGGCATCAACTACCAGCCTCCAACTGTAGTTCCTGGTGGAGACCTGGCCAAGGTCCAGAGGGCTGTGTGCATGCTGAGCAACACCACTGCTATTGCAGAGGCCTGGGCTCGGCTCGACCACAAATTTGATCTGATGTACGCCAAGCGTGCCTTTGTCCACTGGTATGTAGGTGAGGGTATGGAGGAGGGAGAGTTCTCAGAGGCCAGGGAGGACATGGCAGCTCTGGAAAAAGATTACGAGGAGGTGGGAGCTGATAGCATGCAAGATGACGACGATGAGGGAGAGGAATATTAA
- the daglb gene encoding diacylglycerol lipase-beta produces the protein MPGMVVFGRRWGIASDDLVFPGSFELFIRVLWWIGTMILFTYHKGHFDCNERGVLHSYLVGLLVVLALIILSLCAIVYVSAQGTITNPGPRRSMPALVYLRALLYLPELVWACLGAVWVSDDSKGCDPATVGAVIAAVVASWIILLFTGIGVVFVFDPLGDPRPQPPTMEPLGVRDLQSSEGSQFLSTARSLAVKVWESRLRLLCCCLPQDESHRAAFSSIAQLFSSFFSDTDLVPSDIAAGLALLHQEQDKMEKSRDPEVIVSHSPSSPIGEDLETELEKAAHCMQFAAAAYGWPLYIYSNPLTGPCKLSGDCCRSRAAEYEIVGGDHLGCHFSSILQSTGLQYRDFIHVSFHNQIYEIPFYVALDHKREAVLVAVRGTLSLKDVLTDLSAECENLPIEGVSGACYAHKGICQAASYIYKKLVNDGILNQAFSIAPEYKLVITGHSLGAGAASVLAILLRNSFPTLQCYAFSPPGGLLSKALADYSKDFVISVVLGKDLVPRLSIPNMEDLKRRILKIVSNCNKPKYRILLQGCWYELFGGDPDDFPTEMDNRREEELGQPLLGEESLMIRHSSSYQSLASDDSPAHTATHLPLFLPGRVLHITEDGPSRRSCFSQVRYRADWSNEMAFRSILISPRMLADHMPDAVLRALNSLTSDRPFSLCPSSLNNSQRNTI, from the exons ATGCCTGGAATGGTGGTGTTTGGTCGGCGATGGGGGATAGCCAGTGATGATCTTGTGTTCCCCGGATCCTTTGAACTGTTCATCCGTGTGCTTTG GTGGATTGGCACCATGATCCTGTTCACTTACCACAAGGGTCATTTTGATTGTAATGAGAGAGGAGTTCTTCACAGCTACCTGGTTGGACTGCTGGTTGTGCTAGCGCTCATCATCCTGTCACTGTGTGCTATTGTCTACGTCAGTGCACAAG GTACCATTACAAATCCTGGTCCACGGCGCTCTATGCCTGCACTGGTGTACCTGCGAGCTCTGCTGTACCTCCCTGAGCTGGTCTGGGCTTGTCTAGGGGCTGTTTGGGTGTCTGATGACAGCAAAGGCTGTGATCCCGCCACAGTGGGCGCTGTCATTGCAGCAGTTGTTGCCAG CTGGATCATTCTGCTGTTCACGGGGATAggtgttgtgtttgtctttgatcCACTGGGGGACCCTCGTCCTCAACCTCCTACCATGGAGCCACTGGGAGTACGAGACCTACAGAGCAGCGAGGGCTCCCAGTTCCTGTCCACTGCTCGCTCCCTGGCCGTTAAAGTCTGGGAGAGCAGGCTTCGACTCCTGTGCTGCTGTCTGCCACAGGATGAAAGCCACCGGGCAGCGTTCTCCAGCATCGCACAGCTCTTTAGCAGCTTCTTCTCT GACACAGACCTGGTTCCCAGTGACATAGCAGCCGGTTTGGCTCTGCTGCACCAGGAGCAAGACAAGATGGAGAAAAGCAGAGATCCAGAAGTCATCGTCAGTCACAGCCCTTCCTCTCCAATC GGAGAAGATTTGGAGACAGAGTTGGAGAAAGCTGCCCATTGTATGCagtttgctgcagcagcttATGGTTGGCCACTCTACATTTACTCCAACCCTCTGACTGGACCCTGCAAACTCAGTGGAGACTG CTGTAGGAGCCGGGCAGCTGAGTATGAGATTGTTGGAGGAGACCACCTTGGCTGCCATTTCTCCTCCATCCTGCAGAGCACTGGTTTGCAGTACAGAGACTTCATACATGTCAGCTTCCACAACCAG ATCTATGAGATCCCCTTCTATGTGGCTCTGGATCATAAGAGGGAGGCTGTTCTGGTGGCTGTCAGAGGAACATTGTCACTGAAG GACGTCCTGACAGACCTGTCAGCTGAATGTGAGAACCTGCCGATAGAAGGAGTGTCTGGAGCCTGCTACGCTCACAAG GGCATCTGTCAGGCAGCGAGTTACATCTACAAGAAGCTGGTCAACGACGGCATCCTGAACCAGGCATTCTCCATTGCACCG GAGTATAAACTGGTCATCACTGGTCACAGTCTGGGCGCTGGCGCAGCTTCAGTGCTGGCTATCCTTTTACGCAATTCCTTCCCCACCCTGCAGTGCTACGCCTTCTCTCCACCAGGGGGACTCCTGAG TAAAGCCTTAGCTGATTACTCCAAGGACTTTGTGATCTCAGTGGTGCTGGGAAAAGACCTGGTTCCCAG ACTGAGCATTCCCAACATGGAGGACCTGAAGAGGAGGATACTTAAAATAGTTTCTAACTGCAATAAGCCCAAA taTCGCATCCTGCTGCAGGGATGCTGGTACGAGCTGTTTGGAGGAGACCCAGATGACTTCCCCACCGAGATGGAcaacaggagggaggaggagcttGGCCAGCCACTGCTGGGGGAGGAGTCACTGATGATTCGCCACTCATCATCCTATCAGAGCCTTGCGTCCGATGACTCGCCCGCCCATACAGCTACACACTTACCGCTCTTCCTGCCTGGACGCGTTCTGCATATCACAGAAGACGGGCCTTCGCGGAG ATCCTGTTTTTCTCAGGTCCGTTACCGTGCCGACTGGTCCAATGAAATGGCGTTCAGGAGTATTTTGATCAGCCCCAGGATGCTGGCCGATCACATGCCTGACGCTGTGCTCCGAGCACTCAACAGTCTCACCAGCGACCGGCCCTTCTCCCTCTGCCCTTCGTCTTTAAACAACAGCCAGCGCAATACTATCTGA
- the LOC111579273 gene encoding cerebellar degeneration-related protein 2-like gives MFSSGRMEEFVTEEEEPWYDQQDLEQDLHLAAELGKTLLERNKELEDSLQQMYITNEEQVQEIEYLSKQLEVLRDMNEQHAKVYEQLDGTARELERTNHTLVTDSKTSQQKIESLTGTIETLQNQVESLSGQVEQLRSMEQLRVRREKRERRKTIHSFPCLRELCTAPRYEDEFVVGRAESFTVEAKRQPFEEDNQHLREAVSALRAAVRTERGRREGVERECNLLIAEFSRLQTRVQDAESCQARVRELEVELQELQQLRRARTFLLSSEDDGVALTQTVLNITPETDTFLEVEVGETGGGVREETEGGGGVGGEALPESSPVRKSCSDTALNAIVARDASGRRRGSYALHANSVRKRGMSILREVDEQYHALLEKYEELLGKCRRHEESLCHAGVQTSRPVSRDPSMKDCAMGPTPAPPPTPTQSPSTPEAIESISKQVEAVDKRLGQNTPEYKALFKEIFSRIQKTKMDIKATKAAKASKSGKSGKSSKH, from the exons ACCTCCACTTGGCAGCAGAACTTGGGAAGACTCTTCTAGAGAGGAACAAGGAGCTGGAGGATTCTCTGCAGCAGATGTACATCACTAATGAAGAGCAAGTGCAAGAGATTGAG TACCTGTCAAAGCAACTGGAGGTTCTTCGGGACATGAATGAGCAGCATGCCAAAGTGTACGAGCAGCTGGACGGGACCGCCCGAGAGCTGGAACGCACCAACCACACACTGGTGACGGACAGCAAGACCTCACAGCAAAAGATAGAGAG CTTAACAGGGACTATCGAGACTTTGCAGAACCAGGTGGAGTCTCTGTCAGGGCAGGTGGAGCAGCTTCGCTCCATGGAGCAGCTCCGAGTCAGGAGGGAAAAGAGGGAGCGACGCAAGACCATCCACTCATTCCCCTGCCTGAGGGAGCTTTGCACAGCGCCCAG gtaTGAGGATGAATTTGTAGTTGGCAGGGCTGAGAGCTTTACTGTGGAAGCCAAGCGTCAACCATTTGAAGAAGACAACCAGCACCTGAGGGAGGCGGTGTCGGCCCTGCGAGCAGCTGTCCGGACTGAGAGGGGTCGGAGGGAAGGGGTGGAGAGGGAGTGCAACCTCCTGATTGCAGAGTTCTCCCGGCTCCAGACACGAGTGCAG GATGCTGAAAGCTGCCAGGCAAGGGTACGAGAGTTGGaggtggagctgcaggagctgcagcagctacGTCGTGCTCGGACTTTCCTGCTGAGCAGTGAGGACGACGGCGTGGCTCTTACCCAGACTGTCCTCAACATCACCCCAGAGACCGACACTTTCCTGGAGGTGGAGGTCGGTGAAACAGGAGGGGGTGTAAGGGAGGAAactgaaggtggaggaggtgttGGAGGTGAGGCATTACCTGAGTCCAGCCCTGTGAGGAAAAGCTGCAGCGACACAGCGCTCAACGCCATTGTGGCCCGGGATGCGTCTGGTCGCAGGAGAGGCAGCTACGCTCTCCACGCCAACAGTGTGAGGAAGAGAGGGATGTCCATCCTCAGGGAGGTGGACGAGCAGTACCATGCCTTACTGGAGAAATATGAAGAGTTGTTAGGGAAGTGTAGGCGCCACGAGGAGAGCCTGTGTCATGCCGGAGTCCAGACTTCCAGGCCTGTCTCCCGAGACCCATCGATGAAAGACTGTGCCATGGGCCCCACCCCAGCGCCTCCCCCGACTCCCACCCAGTCTCCCTCCACCCCAGAAGCCATTGAGAGCATCAGCAAGCAGGTGGAGGCAGTAGATAAGCGACTGGGGCAAAACACTCCAGAATACAAGGCACTTTTTAAGGAGATCTTCTCTCGTATCCAGAAGACCAAGATGGACATCAAAGCTACCAAAGCTGCGAAAGCTAGCAAATCTGGGAAATCTGGCAAATCTAGCAAACACTAA
- the mrpl58 gene encoding peptidyl-tRNA hydrolase ICT1, mitochondrial isoform X1 — MAATMVLRSYLLCRSTGLKAILQHATLKTFALRHSNSTSLQLRVSYGTRGTNGAEDTQVRIPVERLTVSYSRSSGAGGQHVNKVSTKAEVRFHVQTADWIPQDVRQKIFEKNKNRINKAGELLVTSELSRSQQRNLSDCITKISAIIAEASEKPHEPTAEDIALRAARLEKRNKERLKQKKIHSATKHSRRVDFD; from the exons ATGGCGGCGACCATGGTACTGCGATCTTATTTACTTTGTCGCAGTACCGGGTTAAAGGCGATTCTACAGCATGCAACATTAAAGACTTTTGCATTAAGACACAGTAACAGTACCTCTTTACAGTTGAGAGTCAGCTACGGGACCCGAGGGACAAACGGCGCAGAG GACACCCAGGTGCGCATTCCAGTAg AACGTCTGACGGTGTCTTACAGCAGGAGCAGTGGTGCTGGTGGTCAGCATGTCAACAAAG TTAGCACCAAGGCAGAAGTCCGATTCCATGTGCAAACAGCGGACTGGATCCCACAAGATGTTCGTCAAAAGATCTTTGAAAAG AATAAAAACCGCATCAATAAAGCCGGGGAGCTGTTGGTGACCTCAGAGCTGAGCAGGAGTCAGCAGAGAAACCTCTCTGATTGTATAACGAAGATCTCTGCCATCATTGCTGAGGCCAGTGAGAAGCCTCATGAGCCAACAGCTGAAGATATAGCTCTGAGGGCAGCAAG GTTAGAGAAGAGGAACAAAGAGCGACTTAAACAGAAAAAGATCCATTCAGCTACCAAGCACAGCAGACGAGTGGATTTTGACTGA
- the mrpl58 gene encoding peptidyl-tRNA hydrolase ICT1, mitochondrial isoform X2 has translation MAATMVLRSYLLCRSTGLKAILQHATLKTFALRHSNSTSLQLRVSYGTRGTNGAEDTQVRIPVVSTKAEVRFHVQTADWIPQDVRQKIFEKNKNRINKAGELLVTSELSRSQQRNLSDCITKISAIIAEASEKPHEPTAEDIALRAARLEKRNKERLKQKKIHSATKHSRRVDFD, from the exons ATGGCGGCGACCATGGTACTGCGATCTTATTTACTTTGTCGCAGTACCGGGTTAAAGGCGATTCTACAGCATGCAACATTAAAGACTTTTGCATTAAGACACAGTAACAGTACCTCTTTACAGTTGAGAGTCAGCTACGGGACCCGAGGGACAAACGGCGCAGAG GACACCCAGGTGCGCATTCCAGTAg TTAGCACCAAGGCAGAAGTCCGATTCCATGTGCAAACAGCGGACTGGATCCCACAAGATGTTCGTCAAAAGATCTTTGAAAAG AATAAAAACCGCATCAATAAAGCCGGGGAGCTGTTGGTGACCTCAGAGCTGAGCAGGAGTCAGCAGAGAAACCTCTCTGATTGTATAACGAAGATCTCTGCCATCATTGCTGAGGCCAGTGAGAAGCCTCATGAGCCAACAGCTGAAGATATAGCTCTGAGGGCAGCAAG GTTAGAGAAGAGGAACAAAGAGCGACTTAAACAGAAAAAGATCCATTCAGCTACCAAGCACAGCAGACGAGTGGATTTTGACTGA